A stretch of Sphingorhabdus sp. YGSMI21 DNA encodes these proteins:
- a CDS encoding alpha/beta hydrolase — MANTDIVDQWAASHDLPAWFVRAMDVPREEAFVEVDGHKVHYFRWGTRGKPPLLMTHGFLAHARCFAFIAPFLAEDYDIVAYDLAGMGESEMIPDCDGIKRAKRMVAIADALDLFAGPVKPKIIAHSFGSGVALQAMELAGDRFGGLVICDLMVLRPERLIAHFKGGGGPPGSGRSDRPNKLYPDYEAAYGRFVLSPPQAVQQPFLFDYMAYHSLRRVEDGETQGWSWKFDPMVFHRHEEDQEKWLQTGQRIVDLPHRVAIVYGENSRLFDGDSADYLRELGGNHVPMIAVPEAEHHLMLDQPLALVTALRSILALWAD, encoded by the coding sequence ATGGCAAACACAGATATTGTAGACCAGTGGGCAGCGTCACATGACCTGCCCGCATGGTTCGTTCGCGCGATGGACGTCCCGCGCGAGGAAGCCTTTGTCGAAGTCGACGGGCACAAGGTCCATTATTTCCGTTGGGGCACGCGCGGCAAGCCGCCGCTGCTGATGACCCACGGCTTTCTTGCGCACGCGCGCTGCTTTGCCTTTATCGCGCCCTTTCTGGCGGAAGACTATGATATCGTCGCCTATGACCTTGCCGGGATGGGCGAGAGCGAGATGATCCCGGATTGTGACGGGATCAAGCGGGCCAAGCGGATGGTGGCCATTGCAGACGCGCTGGACCTGTTCGCCGGACCGGTGAAGCCCAAGATCATCGCCCACAGCTTCGGCTCTGGCGTGGCACTGCAGGCGATGGAGCTGGCCGGTGACCGTTTCGGTGGTCTGGTTATTTGTGACCTGATGGTGTTGCGGCCCGAACGGCTGATCGCTCATTTCAAGGGTGGCGGCGGGCCTCCCGGATCGGGCCGCTCGGATCGGCCCAACAAGCTCTACCCCGACTATGAGGCGGCATATGGACGTTTCGTTCTCTCGCCGCCGCAAGCGGTGCAGCAGCCGTTTCTGTTCGACTATATGGCCTATCATTCGCTGCGCCGGGTCGAGGACGGCGAGACGCAAGGCTGGTCCTGGAAATTCGATCCGATGGTATTCCATCGCCATGAGGAGGATCAGGAAAAATGGCTGCAGACAGGCCAGCGGATCGTCGATCTGCCGCACCGGGTGGCCATCGTCTATGGCGAGAATAGCAGATTATTTGATGGTGATAGCGCGGATTATCTGCGCGAGCTTGGCGGGAATCACGTTCCGATGATCGCGGTACCCGAAGCCGAACATCATCTGATGCTCGATCAACCGCTGGCTTTGGTCACCGCGCTCCGGTCCATTCTGGCGCTTTGGGCCGATTAA
- a CDS encoding RcnB family protein codes for MKKFLMAMAVTTMAVSPMVTAQAQAAPRDNVERSHKTTSQKTVTNKQGKRTVTKTVTKQKAAPVRYSKTRYSTNQNHRNWTKGQRFDRRYATNYRVIDNPRAYRLSNAPRGYQWVRSGNDAVLIAVTSGIIGAVIGNAISR; via the coding sequence ATGAAAAAGTTTCTGATGGCTATGGCAGTAACAACCATGGCGGTGTCTCCAATGGTTACCGCCCAGGCTCAGGCTGCTCCGCGTGACAATGTCGAGCGGTCGCATAAAACGACGAGCCAGAAAACGGTGACCAACAAGCAGGGCAAGCGTACCGTGACCAAGACGGTTACGAAGCAGAAGGCCGCTCCCGTTCGCTACAGCAAGACCCGTTACAGCACGAACCAGAACCACCGGAACTGGACCAAGGGCCAGCGGTTTGACCGGCGCTATGCCACCAATTACCGGGTGATCGATAATCCCCGTGCCTATCGGCTCTCCAATGCGCCGCGCGGTTACCAGTGGGTCCGGTCCGGCAATGATGCGGTGCTGATCGCTGTGACCAGCGGCATCATCGGAGCGGTTATCGGCAACGCGATTTCCCGTTAA
- a CDS encoding PspA/IM30 family protein: protein MAEPFYLRAKRVVSAGIESALDHAERASGTSLMREAIREVDRAIEKVRGEHEEALDRQSQAVGQQKLSAQRAEEWLGKVQFTLEKGREDLAEAAIMQQMEFEAKVKHFKGQEASAKTDASRLDGLLEELAARKAVMEDELAAFEKMMSENSATSDSKSKSDRSVDRKVERAEATFDRTMELAGGVNGTSKHATEIGKMQRHSEVEERLAAMKKAMKAKGGKSK, encoded by the coding sequence ATGGCAGAACCATTTTACTTGCGGGCAAAGCGGGTTGTTTCGGCGGGGATCGAGTCCGCTCTCGATCACGCCGAACGCGCCAGCGGGACCAGCCTGATGCGCGAAGCCATTCGGGAGGTTGACCGGGCGATAGAGAAGGTTCGCGGCGAACATGAGGAGGCCCTCGATCGCCAGAGCCAGGCCGTTGGCCAGCAGAAACTGTCGGCCCAGCGGGCGGAAGAATGGTTGGGCAAAGTGCAGTTCACCCTCGAGAAAGGCCGTGAGGATCTGGCCGAAGCCGCGATCATGCAGCAGATGGAATTTGAGGCCAAGGTCAAGCATTTCAAGGGTCAGGAAGCATCTGCAAAGACAGATGCCAGCCGTCTCGACGGCTTGCTGGAAGAGCTTGCTGCCCGCAAAGCTGTCATGGAAGATGAACTCGCCGCGTTTGAAAAGATGATGAGCGAGAATAGCGCTACCAGCGATAGCAAGTCCAAATCCGACCGAAGCGTTGACCGGAAAGTCGAACGTGCCGAAGCAACCTTTGACCGCACCATGGAACTGGCTGGCGGCGTGAATGGCACTTCAAAACATGCTACGGAAATCGGCAAAATGCAGCGACACTCCGAAGTCGAAGAGCGGCTGGCGGCGATGAAAAAAGCGATGAAAGCCAAAGGCGGCAAAAGCAAATAG
- a CDS encoding nitronate monooxygenase family protein has translation MKTRITELFGIEHPIIQGGMHYVGFAELAAAVSNAGGLGIITALTQPSAAALADEIAKCRDMTDKPFGVNLTFLPVVNAPDYEGMVKAIIEGGVKVVETAGNNPVQVLPALHDAGIKVIHKCTAVRHALKAQSIGCDAVSVDGFECGGHPGEDDIPNMILLPRAADELDIPFVSSGGQADGRSLVASLAMGAEGMNMGTRFIATKEAPVHQNVKDAIVAASELDTRLVMRPLRNTERVLTNPAVEKLLEIEKEKGADLQFSDVIEQVAGVYPKIMMEGTMDAGAWSCGMVAGLINDIPTCQELIDRIMAEADQIINQRLKGFLAG, from the coding sequence ATGAAAACACGTATCACAGAGCTATTCGGTATCGAACATCCAATCATTCAGGGCGGCATGCATTATGTCGGATTCGCCGAGCTCGCCGCAGCCGTATCCAACGCCGGTGGCCTTGGCATCATCACCGCGCTGACCCAGCCGTCCGCCGCCGCGCTGGCCGATGAAATCGCCAAATGCCGCGACATGACCGACAAGCCGTTCGGCGTGAACCTGACCTTCCTGCCGGTCGTCAACGCGCCCGATTATGAAGGCATGGTCAAGGCGATCATCGAAGGCGGCGTCAAGGTCGTCGAAACCGCCGGCAACAATCCGGTTCAGGTTCTCCCCGCTCTGCACGATGCCGGCATCAAGGTGATCCACAAATGCACCGCCGTCCGCCACGCGCTGAAAGCGCAGAGCATCGGTTGTGACGCGGTCTCGGTCGACGGCTTCGAATGCGGCGGCCACCCTGGCGAAGATGATATTCCGAACATGATCCTGCTGCCCCGCGCCGCCGACGAACTGGATATTCCGTTTGTCTCCTCCGGTGGTCAGGCCGACGGCCGCAGCCTTGTCGCCTCGCTCGCCATGGGCGCAGAAGGCATGAACATGGGCACGCGCTTTATCGCGACCAAGGAAGCACCGGTGCACCAGAATGTGAAGGATGCGATTGTCGCGGCCAGCGAGCTCGACACGCGGCTTGTCATGCGCCCACTGCGCAACACCGAGCGGGTGCTGACCAACCCGGCGGTCGAGAAACTGCTCGAGATCGAAAAGGAAAAGGGCGCCGACCTGCAATTCTCCGATGTTATCGAACAGGTTGCGGGCGTCTATCCGAAAATCATGATGGAAGGCACGATGGATGCCGGTGCCTGGAGCTGCGGCATGGTCGCCGGCCTGATCAACGATATCCCGACCTGCCAGGAACTGATCGACCGGATCATGGCCGAAGCGGACCAGATCATCAACCAGCGGCTCAAGGGCTTTCTGGCGGGCTGA
- a CDS encoding acyl-CoA dehydrogenase family protein, whose translation MINTEGMVAETATKIYTDLCDREVPHKAEAGEYPQALWDALAENGLPLAWVSEANGGFGADHDEVFGAIWASAQAASPVPFAETLIANWMLDRAGLAPADGSASFALSGHTPSADIPFGMHADKIVLFDEAHHEISLFDNRVAVRSPEEALSPDGMTQFVFSGHVAEQSAKTDLSRRAFEALILTVRAVQMAAAMESALNLSIDYVTQREQFGRPLSKFQAIQQQLAVAASECAAATMAAKQAASAIARHSDDPEQAWHEAVIAKVQIGHSVEAVTVPFHQVHGAMGYTQEYDLHHYTRRLWAWRDALGNEFHWSKRLGEALAVTSPDQIWKGVTTGQWIAS comes from the coding sequence ATGATAAACACCGAAGGCATGGTCGCCGAAACGGCCACGAAAATATACACCGACCTTTGCGACCGCGAAGTCCCGCATAAGGCCGAGGCCGGTGAATATCCGCAGGCGCTTTGGGACGCGCTCGCAGAAAATGGTCTGCCGCTCGCCTGGGTCAGCGAAGCCAATGGTGGCTTTGGCGCGGACCATGATGAAGTTTTTGGCGCGATCTGGGCTTCGGCGCAGGCCGCCTCTCCCGTGCCCTTTGCCGAAACGTTGATCGCCAACTGGATGCTCGACCGGGCCGGCCTTGCCCCGGCGGACGGCAGCGCCAGCTTTGCGCTTAGCGGCCACACGCCGAGCGCCGACATTCCCTTTGGTATGCACGCTGACAAGATCGTGCTGTTCGACGAGGCGCATCACGAAATCTCGCTGTTCGACAATCGCGTCGCCGTGCGTTCTCCCGAAGAGGCGCTGTCGCCTGACGGGATGACGCAATTTGTATTCTCCGGCCATGTCGCGGAGCAATCGGCCAAAACCGACCTGTCACGCCGGGCGTTTGAAGCGCTGATCCTGACGGTGCGCGCCGTGCAGATGGCCGCGGCAATGGAGAGCGCGCTGAACCTGTCGATCGACTATGTCACCCAGCGCGAACAATTCGGCCGGCCTTTGTCGAAATTCCAGGCGATCCAGCAACAGCTGGCCGTCGCCGCATCCGAATGCGCCGCCGCCACCATGGCGGCAAAGCAGGCAGCTAGCGCCATTGCCCGGCACAGCGACGATCCGGAACAGGCCTGGCACGAGGCGGTGATCGCCAAGGTCCAGATTGGCCACAGCGTCGAGGCCGTCACCGTACCCTTTCACCAGGTGCACGGCGCCATGGGCTATACGCAGGAATATGATCTGCACCATTATACCCGTCGCCTTTGGGCCTGGCGCGACGCGCTGGGCAACGAATTTCACTGGTCAAAGCGGCTGGGTGAAGCGCTTGCCGTAACGTCACCGGACCAAATCTGGAAAGGCGTGACAACCGGCCAATGGATTGCTAGTTAA
- a CDS encoding acyl-CoA dehydrogenase family protein has protein sequence MQRFNFPVVQPDPALEELRGELQAFLKEEREAGNFRPEPECWMASADPEFSKKMGKRGWIGLTWSSQYGGHDKSALERYIVTEETLRSGAPVGAHWIADRQHAPMLLAHGTEEQKLDILPRIAAGECYFAIGLSEPGAGSDLANVKTKAEKVAEGWKINGQKIWSSGAHISHYMVALLRTSPADGRNRHIGLSQIMIDLSLPGVTIKPIVDLSGDAHFNEVYFEDVIVPDDCLLGEEGGGWKQVTGELAMERSGPERFLSSYITLETALYQLSGKMGSDSHARLGKLIASLRTLKGMSWGIANLLSQGVSPETEAALVKDLGNRLENDLTQQVRAMLNDLPTEDWSPDMRRIMNIGVLRSPPNTLRGGTTEVMRGITARQLGLR, from the coding sequence ATGCAAAGATTTAACTTCCCCGTTGTCCAGCCCGATCCGGCGCTCGAAGAATTGCGCGGCGAATTACAGGCCTTTCTGAAGGAAGAGCGCGAGGCCGGCAATTTCCGTCCCGAACCGGAATGCTGGATGGCCTCCGCCGATCCCGAATTCTCCAAAAAAATGGGTAAGCGCGGCTGGATCGGCCTGACTTGGTCCAGCCAATATGGCGGCCACGACAAGAGCGCGCTCGAACGCTATATCGTCACCGAGGAAACCTTGCGCTCCGGCGCTCCGGTCGGTGCGCACTGGATCGCCGACCGCCAGCACGCCCCGATGCTGCTCGCCCACGGCACCGAGGAACAGAAGCTCGACATCTTGCCGCGCATCGCCGCCGGGGAATGCTATTTCGCCATTGGTCTGAGCGAGCCGGGCGCGGGTTCCGATCTCGCCAATGTCAAAACCAAAGCCGAGAAGGTTGCCGAAGGCTGGAAGATCAACGGCCAGAAAATCTGGTCCTCCGGCGCGCATATCTCGCATTATATGGTAGCATTGCTGCGGACTTCGCCCGCCGATGGCCGCAACCGTCATATCGGCCTGTCGCAGATCATGATCGACCTCAGCCTGCCCGGCGTCACGATCAAGCCGATTGTCGACCTGTCAGGCGATGCGCATTTCAACGAAGTCTATTTCGAGGATGTCATCGTGCCGGACGACTGCCTGCTCGGCGAGGAAGGCGGCGGCTGGAAACAGGTGACCGGCGAACTGGCAATGGAACGCTCCGGTCCGGAACGCTTCCTCTCCAGCTATATCACGCTGGAAACCGCGCTATATCAGCTGAGCGGCAAAATGGGCTCGGACAGCCACGCCCGGCTCGGCAAGCTGATCGCCAGTCTGCGCACGCTGAAGGGCATGTCATGGGGAATAGCCAATCTGCTGAGTCAGGGCGTGTCGCCCGAAACCGAGGCGGCACTGGTCAAGGATCTCGGCAACCGGCTGGAAAATGACCTGACCCAGCAAGTCCGGGCGATGCTCAACGATCTGCCGACCGAAGACTGGAGTCCGGATATGCGCCGAATCATGAATATCGGCGTGCTGCGCTCTCCGCCCAATACATTGCGCGGCGGCACGACAGAGGTCATGCGCGGAATCACCGCGCGGCAATTGGGGCTGAGATGA
- a CDS encoding alkyl sulfatase dimerization domain-containing protein has protein sequence MKKSAILVAALLSAAPIMAAPPQGVATEATKAANAEVAASLPIADQTDFENANRGFLAKIEEDQILNADGSVAWDSRQFDFLQGKAPDTVNPSLWRQGKLNSIHGLFEVVPGIYQIRGYDLAQMTLIAGKTGWIVIDPLTTPAPAKAGLALANKTLGDRPVVAVIFTHSHGDHFGGVSGVASAEDIQSGKIEIIAPHGWLAESIGESVIAGTAMNRRVQFQFGTALPVGKTGHVGGGLGQKLSSGDVALVPPTRSISKNGETLMIDGISFDFMDAGETEAPAELVFYLPQFKALHTAEVVTRTFHNVLTPRGALVRDTLKWSKVIDDMLARYGAKSDLMLASHHWPTWGSDNVQAALKNQRGIYRYVHDQTMRQANQGATMHEIAENIGEPDFAATDFGVRDYYGTLNHNSKAVYQRYFGWWDAVPAHYHELPPVEASKKYVAAMGGADKALAVGEKAFAAGDYRWAATVFNHLVFADPADQSAKNWLASTYEQLGFQAEAGTWRNIYLVGAKELREGNTVKDSISTANEKVLSGIPAVDLFDAMATRFNPAKMQGHGGIIRFWFPDRKEAVSIDLGKSVMFPRGEDYDITADGSDTQITISRALFTKLLMRQANPLELIQNKEMVISGNAALMASMFGALDEVDPQFDIVTP, from the coding sequence ATGAAAAAATCCGCAATTCTGGTCGCAGCCCTGCTGTCGGCTGCCCCAATAATGGCCGCTCCCCCGCAAGGCGTTGCCACAGAAGCAACCAAAGCGGCCAATGCCGAGGTCGCCGCAAGCCTCCCGATCGCCGACCAGACCGATTTTGAAAATGCCAATCGCGGCTTTCTCGCCAAAATCGAAGAGGACCAGATTCTCAACGCGGACGGCTCTGTCGCCTGGGATTCGCGCCAGTTCGATTTTCTGCAGGGCAAGGCACCCGACACGGTCAACCCTTCGCTCTGGCGGCAGGGCAAGCTGAACAGCATCCACGGCCTGTTCGAGGTCGTGCCCGGCATCTACCAGATACGCGGCTATGATCTGGCGCAGATGACCTTGATCGCGGGAAAGACTGGGTGGATCGTCATCGATCCGCTGACCACGCCCGCTCCGGCCAAGGCCGGCCTGGCGCTGGCCAACAAGACGCTGGGCGACCGGCCGGTCGTGGCGGTGATCTTCACCCATAGCCATGGCGACCATTTTGGCGGCGTCTCCGGTGTCGCTTCGGCCGAGGACATCCAGTCGGGCAAGATCGAAATCATCGCGCCGCACGGCTGGCTGGCCGAGTCGATCGGCGAAAGCGTGATCGCCGGGACCGCGATGAACCGGCGGGTGCAATTCCAGTTCGGCACCGCCCTGCCCGTGGGCAAGACCGGGCATGTCGGTGGCGGCCTCGGCCAGAAACTGTCGAGCGGCGATGTCGCGCTGGTGCCACCAACCCGGTCGATCAGCAAGAATGGCGAGACACTGATGATCGACGGCATCAGCTTCGACTTCATGGATGCCGGCGAGACCGAGGCACCGGCCGAGCTGGTCTTTTACCTGCCCCAGTTCAAGGCGCTGCACACCGCCGAAGTGGTGACCCGCACTTTCCACAATGTCCTGACTCCGCGCGGTGCGCTGGTGCGCGATACGCTGAAATGGAGCAAGGTGATCGACGATATGCTCGCCCGCTATGGCGCGAAATCCGACCTGATGCTGGCCTCGCACCACTGGCCGACCTGGGGCAGCGACAATGTGCAAGCGGCGCTGAAAAACCAGCGCGGCATCTATCGCTATGTCCACGACCAGACCATGCGCCAGGCCAATCAGGGCGCGACCATGCACGAGATTGCCGAAAATATCGGTGAACCCGATTTCGCCGCCACCGACTTTGGTGTGCGGGACTATTACGGCACGCTCAATCATAACAGCAAGGCGGTCTACCAGCGCTATTTCGGCTGGTGGGACGCGGTGCCGGCCCATTATCATGAACTGCCGCCGGTCGAAGCCTCGAAAAAATATGTGGCGGCGATGGGCGGTGCCGACAAGGCGCTGGCGGTCGGTGAAAAAGCCTTTGCCGCAGGCGACTATCGCTGGGCGGCGACCGTCTTCAACCATCTGGTGTTCGCCGATCCGGCCGACCAGAGTGCCAAGAACTGGCTGGCGTCGACCTACGAACAGCTCGGCTTCCAGGCCGAGGCCGGGACCTGGCGCAATATCTATCTGGTCGGCGCGAAGGAGCTGCGCGAGGGCAATACTGTCAAGGACTCGATCAGCACGGCCAATGAGAAAGTGCTGAGCGGCATCCCGGCGGTCGACCTGTTCGACGCCATGGCGACCCGCTTCAACCCGGCCAAGATGCAGGGCCATGGTGGCATCATCCGCTTCTGGTTCCCGGACCGCAAAGAGGCCGTCAGTATCGATCTCGGCAAAAGCGTGATGTTCCCGCGCGGCGAGGATTATGACATCACCGCGGACGGATCGGATACGCAGATCACCATCAGCCGGGCGCTGTTCACGAAATTGCTGATGCGTCAGGCCAATCCGCTGGAGCTGATCCAGAACAAGGAAATGGTGATCAGCGGCAATGCGGCCTTAATGGCATCTATGTTCGGCGCGCTTGACGAGGTAGACCCGCAATTTGATATTGTGACGCCGTGA
- a CDS encoding enoyl-CoA hydratase-related protein, whose translation MSDVALYEKNDRIVTITLNKPETRNALSKDLCEALVDAINRADADPGVSCVVLAANGKSFSSGGNLHEIKAMTAEQNMTPLEIENWYKTGIQRIPLAFSQISVPVIAAVNGHAIGAGNDLTTMCDIRIAGEDAIFAESFLRVGIIPGDGGAWLLPRIIGQARANQMLFTGEFIDAAKALDYGLVSEVVPNDTLLARAYELAEMVVGLPPLAIRKTKELVRTAQSVTLKENLDQAALFQGVLQQLDDHREAIDAILEKRKPVFKGA comes from the coding sequence ATGTCTGACGTCGCTCTCTACGAGAAAAATGACCGCATCGTTACAATCACATTGAACAAGCCGGAAACGCGCAACGCACTGTCCAAAGACCTGTGCGAGGCGCTGGTCGACGCGATCAACCGGGCCGACGCAGATCCTGGCGTGAGCTGCGTTGTACTCGCCGCCAATGGCAAGAGCTTTTCCTCCGGCGGCAATCTCCACGAGATCAAGGCGATGACCGCCGAGCAGAATATGACGCCGCTGGAAATCGAGAATTGGTACAAGACCGGCATCCAGCGCATCCCGCTCGCCTTCTCGCAAATTTCCGTTCCGGTGATCGCGGCGGTCAACGGCCACGCGATCGGCGCGGGCAATGATCTGACCACCATGTGCGATATCCGCATCGCCGGCGAAGACGCCATATTTGCCGAGAGCTTCCTGCGCGTCGGCATCATTCCGGGTGACGGCGGTGCCTGGCTGCTGCCGCGGATCATCGGTCAGGCGCGGGCCAACCAGATGCTGTTCACTGGCGAATTTATCGATGCCGCCAAGGCGCTGGACTATGGTCTGGTGTCGGAAGTGGTGCCGAACGACACGCTGCTCGCCCGCGCCTATGAACTGGCCGAAATGGTCGTCGGCCTGCCGCCACTGGCGATCCGCAAGACCAAGGAACTGGTCCGCACCGCGCAGAGCGTGACGCTGAAGGAAAATCTCGATCAGGCCGCCCTGTTCCAGGGGGTATTGCAGCAACTCGACGATCACCGCGAAGCGATCGACGCGATACTCGAGAAACGGAAGCCGGTGTTCAAGGGCGCGTGA
- the gspH gene encoding type II secretion system minor pseudopilin GspH encodes MIRQNNLMIRQNVAGFTLVELMVVLLIIGLMASIVVFSFPGGSSALEEDAQRFAARTAALRDNAILQSRPMAVQVTPSGYSFMERRKGSWSVIEDKPFVSTDWSGGVSAATGESGPMMISFESTGLPSEQAELVLQYDDQSRRVLIAPMGDVTLAGAAP; translated from the coding sequence ATGATCCGACAGAACAACCTGATGATACGGCAGAATGTTGCGGGTTTCACCCTGGTGGAGCTGATGGTCGTGCTGCTGATCATCGGGCTGATGGCATCAATCGTGGTCTTTTCCTTTCCCGGCGGCAGCAGCGCTCTGGAAGAAGATGCCCAGCGCTTTGCCGCGCGCACGGCGGCGCTGCGCGACAATGCGATCCTGCAATCGCGCCCGATGGCGGTGCAGGTCACGCCCTCGGGCTACAGCTTTATGGAGCGGCGCAAGGGCAGCTGGTCGGTGATCGAGGACAAGCCCTTTGTCTCGACCGACTGGTCCGGCGGCGTCAGCGCGGCCACCGGCGAGAGCGGACCGATGATGATCAGTTTCGAAAGCACTGGCCTGCCGAGCGAACAGGCCGAGCTGGTCTTGCAATATGACGACCAGAGCCGCCGCGTGCTGATCGCGCCGATGGGCGATGTGACGCTGGCCGGAGCGGCGCCATGA